From the Callithrix jacchus isolate 240 chromosome 22, calJac240_pri, whole genome shotgun sequence genome, the window TGTCCGTGGTCCTGGAACTGGTGAGTCCACCCCAGGAGGTGGTCTGGGTACTAGGCAGCCAATTTTGGAAGGTGCTGAGGCCAGTGTGGATGGCCCCTGTCACCACATTCCCTGACCCCATGAGCCCAGTGGACACTGCGTCTTTGGTTCCGGTCAGCACCGTCTTGGTGGTGTCCAGGCCCCCCTGGATGGCCCCTTTGGCCATGCTCACAGCACCAGTGACCCCAGTGCAGATGGTGTCCTTGGTACCCGTGACCACAGTCTTGGAGGTGTCCACACCAGTCTGGACAGTCCCTTTGGCCAAGTTCACTGCCCCTGTGAGCCCAGTGGACACAGCGTCTTTAGTGCCAGTCAGGACAGACTTTGTTGTGTCCAGGGCCCCCTCGACAGCCCCTTTGGCCACACTGGTGGCACCGGTAACCCCACTGCAGACTGTGTCCTTGGTACCAGTTAGGACGGTCTTGGTGGTGTCCACACCTGTCTGGACGGCCCCTTTGGCCATGTTCATGGCACCGGTCACCCCACTGCAGACAGTGTCCTTGGTACCAGTTAGGACGGTCTTAGTGGTGTCGATGCCGGTCCGGATGGTCCCTTTGGCCACATTCACGGCCCCTGTGAGCCCAGTGGACACAGCATCTTTGGTGCCAGTCAGCACGGTCTTGGAGGTGTCCACGCCAGTCTGGACAGTCCCTTTGGCGACATTCACCGCCCCCATGAGGCCAGTAGTCACTGTGTCCTTGGTGCCGGTCAGCACGGTCTTGGTCGTGTCTACACCCGTCTGGACGGCCCCCTTGGCCACGTTGACGGCACCGGTCACTCCACTGCCAACGGTGTTCTTTGTACCTGTCGCGATATTTTGGGTCGTTTTCAGTCCGGTTTGCACAGCCCCTTTGGCCACATTCATGGCACCGGTCACCCCACTGCAGACGGTGTCCTTGGTACCGGTTAGGACGGTCTTGGTGGTGTCCATGCCTGTCTGGACGGCCCCTTTGGCCACGTTCACGGCACCGGTCACCCCACTACAGACGGTGTCCTTGGTACCTGCTGCGATAGTTTGGGTTGTATTGAGTCCAGTTTGCATGGCCCCCTTGGCCACGTTTGCTGCTCCTGTGAGCCCGGTGGACACTGTGTCTTTCGTACCCAGGACCACAGACTTGGTGGTGTCCAGGCCCCCCTGGACTGCCCCCTTGGCCATGTTCACGGCACCGGTTACCCCACTGCAGACAGTGTCTTTGGTACCAGTTAGGACGGTCTTGGTGGTGTCCATGCCAGTATGAATGGTTCCTTTGGCCAAGTTCATGGCACCGGTCACCCCACTGCAGACCGTGTTTTTGGTACCAGTTAGCACGGTCTTGGAGGTGTCCACGCCGGTCTGGACAGTCCCTTTAGCAACATTCACTGCCCCCATGAGGCCAGTAGTCACTGTGTCCTTGGTGCCGGTCAGCACGGTCTTGGCTGTGTCTACACCTGTCTGGACGGTCCCTTTGGCCATGTTCACGGCACCGGTCACCCCACTGCAGACGGTGTCCTTGGTACCTGCTGCGAGAGTTTGGGTCGTGTTGAGTCCAGTTTGCATGGCCCCCTTGGCCACGTTCGCTGCCCCCGTGAGCCCGGTGGACACTGTGTCTTTCGTACCCATGACCACAGACTTGGTGGTGTCCAGGCCCCCCTCGACAGCCCCCTTGGCCATGTTCACGGCACCGGTCACCCCACTGCAGACAGTGTCCTTGGTACCAGTTAGGATGGTCTTGGTGGTGTCCATGCCGGTCTGGATGGTCCCTTTGGCCACATTCACGGCCCCTGTGAGCCCAGTGGACACAGCATCTTTGGTGCCAGTCAGCACGGTCTTGGAGGTGTCCACGCCAGTCTGGACAGTCCCTTTGGCGACATTCACCGCCCCCATGAGGCCAGTAGTCACTGTGTCCTTGGTACCGGTCAGCACGGTCTTGGTCGTGTCTACACCCGTCTGGACGGCCCCCTTGGCCACGTTGACAGCACCGGTCACTCCATTGCCAACGGTGTTCTTTGTACTTGTCGCGATATTTTGGGTCGTTTTCAGTCCGGTTTGCACAGCCCCTTTGGCCACATTCACGGCACTGCTCACCCCACTGCAGACGGTGTCCTTGGTACCGGTTAGGACAGTCTTGGTGGTGTCCACGCCTGTCTGGACGGCCCCTTTGGCCACGTTCATGGCACCACTTACCCCGCTACAGACGGTGTCCTTGGTACCTGCTGCGATAGTTTGGGTTGTGGTGAGTCCAGTTTGCATGACCCCCTTGGCCACGTTTGCTGCCCCCATGAGCCCGGTGGACACTGTGTCTTTCGTACCCAGGACCACAGACTTGGTGGTGTCCAGGCCCCCCTGGACGGCCCCCTTGGCCATGTTCACGGCACCGGTTACCCCACTGCAGACAGTGTCTTTGGTACCAGTTAGGACAGTCTTGGTGGTGTCCATGCCAGTATGAATGGTTCCTTTGGCCAAGTTCATGGCACCGGTCACCCCACTGCAGACCGTGTTTTTGGTACCAGTTAGCACGGTCTTGGAGGTGTCCACGCCGGTCTGGACAGTCCCTTTAGCAACATTCACTGCCCCCATGAGCCCAGTAGTCACTGTGTCCTTGGTGCCGGTCAGCACGGTCTTGGCTGTGTCTACACCTGTCTGGACGGTCCCTTTGGCCACGTTCACGGCACCGGTCACCCCACTGCAGACGGTGTCCTTGGTACCGGTTAGGACGGTCTTGGCTGTGTCTACACCTGTCTGGACGGCCCCTTTGGCCACGTTCACGGCACCGGTCACCCCACTGCAGACGGTGTCCTTGGTACCTGCTGCGATAGTTTGGGTTGTGTTGAGTCCAGTTTGCATGGCCCCCTTGGCCACGTTCGCTGCCCCCATGAGCCCGGTGGACACTGTGTCTTTCGTACCCATGACCACAGACTTGGTGGTGTCCAGGCCCCCCTCGACAGCCCCCTTGGCCATGTTCACAGTACCGCTCACCCCACTGCAGACAGTGTCCTTGGTACCGGTTAAGACAGTCTTGGTGGTGTCCATGCCGGTCCGGACGGTCCCTTTGGCCACATTCACGGCCCCTGCGAGCCCAGTGGACACAGCATCTTTGGTGCCAGTCAGCACAATCTTGGAGGTGTCCACGCCAGTCTGGACAGTCCCTTTGGCGACATTCACCGCCCCCATGAGGCCAGTAGTCACTGTGTCCTTGGTGCCGGTCAGCACGGTCTTGGTCGTGTCTACACCCGTCTGGACGGCCGCCTTGGCCACGTTGACGGCACCGGTCACTCCACTGCCAACGGTGTTCTTTGTACCTGTCGCGATATTTTGGGTCGTTTTCAGTCCGGTTTGCACAGCCCCTTTGGCCACATTCACGGCACCGGTCACCCCACTGCAGACGGTGTCCTTGGTACCGGTTAGGACGGTCTTGGTGGTGTCCACGCCTGTCTGGACAGCCCCTTTGGCCACGTTCACGGCACCGCTCACCCCACTGCAGACGGTATCCTTGGTACCGGTTAGGACGGTCTTGGTGGTGTCCACGCCTGTCTGGACGGCCCCTTTGGCCAAGTTCACGGCACCAGTCACCCCACTACAGACGGTGTCCTTGGTACCTGCTGCGATATTTTGGGTTGTATTGAGTCCAGTTTGCATGGCCCCCTTGGCCACGTTTGCTGCTCCTGTGAGCCCGGTGGACACTGTGTCTTTCGTACCCATGACCACAGACTTGGTGGTGTCCAGGCCCCCTTGGACGGCCCCCTTGGCCACGTTCATGGCACCGCTCACCCCACTGCAGACAGTGTCTTTGGTACCAGTTAGGACGGTCTTGGTGGTGTCCACGCCTGTCTGGACGGCCCCTTTGGCCATGGTCATGGCGCCAGTCACCCCACTGCAGACGGTGTCCTTGGTGCCGGTCAGCACAGTCTTACTTTTGTCCACGCCGGTCTGAATGGTTTCTTTGGCCAAGTTCACTGCCCCAGCGACTCCCGTGGACACAGCGTCTTTAGTGCCAGTCAGGACAGACTGTGTCATGTCCAGGCCCCCTTGGACAGTCCCTTTGGCCACATTGACAGCACCGGTCACCCCACTGCAGACGGTGTCCTTGGTGCCGGTCAGCACAGTCTTGGAGGTGTCCACCCCGGTCTGGACAGTCCCTTTGGCCACATTCACTGCCCCTGTGAGCCCAGCAGACACCGTGTCCTTGGTGCCAGTGAGGACAGCCTTCGAGGTGTCCAGGCCCCCTTGGACTGCGCCCTTAGCCACATCCACAGCCCCCGTGACCCCACTGAACACCACCTCCTTGGTGCCTGTCAGTGCAGACCGGGTGGTGTCCAGCCCTCCCTGGACCACTCCCTTAGCCGCGTCCACCACACTGGCCACCCCAGAGGAGACAGTGTCCTTGGCCCTGGACATCTTGGAACACACCAGGTCTTTGGCCCCGGACACCACCTGCTGAGAAAGGACACAGGTGATCAAGAGGAGGACTGAGAGGAGCACTCCACCCTGACGTCCACCAGCCCAGCCCCTTAGTGTGCTTTGGGGCAAGGAACTCTAGGCACCCAGAGGCCCCATGTCCTTGAAGAGCAAGCTGCTTCCTTCTCACCCCTACCCCAGTCAACCAGACATTCATCAGGCTGTGGGGTGGCACCCTGACTCTCAGGGACGAAGTCCTCATGAGCTCACAGCGCCTACCTTCCATTGTCACCCATTCCATTCCCCTGCAATAGGCAGGCCTCGTCTGCACTAGCACATCTGGGACGCCAAGGTCTCCAGACCTGGACTCAGCGCAGGTCCTACTGTCACGTTTCTGTTCCTCTTGCTTTTTCTTCAGTCATGGCAAATGCGGAGCCTGGTGTCCTAGTGACACCAGGGACACCAAATTGCATATTAAAATTGTTACatcaggctgggtggggtggctcatggctgtaatcccagcactttgggaggctgagacaggcagatcacctgaggtcaggagttcaagaccagtgtgggcaacatggagaaagcccgtctctactaaaaatatgaaattagccaggtgtggtggcgcatgcctctaatcacagctactcagaaggctgaggcaggagaatcacttgaacccaggaggcggaggttgcggtgagccgagatcacaccactgcactccagcctgggcaataagagcaaaactccatctcaaaaaaaaaaaaaaaacctcattatatccaggccagatgtgatggctgaCGCCTGCAATCCTGGcacgttaggaggccaaggcgagaggactgcttgagcccaggacttcaaggtcagcctgggcaaccaaacCAGACCCAGACCCAGATCCTACCAAATTTGAACAGTTGGCcaggtggtggtgcacacctgtagtcccagctacttgggaggctggggcgggaggattgcttgagcccaggaggttgaggctgtagtgagatgtgatcgtaccactgcactccagcctgggcaacagaatgagactgtctcagaaataatAGTATAttcaagctgggcacggtggctcacacctgtaatcccagcactttgggaggccgaggtgggcagatcatgaggtcaggagttcgagatcatcctgaccgacatggtgaaaccctgtctctactaaaaatacaaaaattagccgggcatgatgacacgctcctgtaatcccagctactcaggaggctgaggcaggagaatcgcttgaacccaagaggcagaggttgcagcgagccgagattgcaccattgcactccaacctgggcgacagagcaaacctctgtctcaaaaaaatagtaataattaaaaaaataaaaacaaacaaatgagtgGAGGCGATGATGGTCTAGGAGTTCCAACACTCAGGTGTACCTAtaaggggcttttttttttttgagacagtgtctcactctgtcactcaggctggaatgcagtggcacgatctcagctcacggcaacctccgcctccgagttcaagcaattttcctgcctcggcctcccgagtagctgggattacaggcacccaccacacccagctaatttttgtatttttgtagagacgaggtttcaccatgttggccagggtggtcttgaactcctgagctcaactgatccgcTCACCAtgggctcccaaaatgcagggattagtCATATGCCAAGGTGCTACTTTACTTCAGTATCTCTCAAATGGGTGGTCGTGTCCTTAGGGGGCACCCGGTGATGTCTGGAGGCATCTGTGGGTGTCACAGCTGGGGGTGCTCCTGGCAGGGAGTGGGTGGGGGCCAGGGACGCTGCTCAGCACCTTGCAGTGCCCAGGATGGCCACCCCAGAGAGTGACCCAACCCCAAGTATCCACAATACTGAGGTTGAAAAGCCCAGAAATTATTTCCTCAGAACCCATCTCCCCACTAGATTTGGCTCAGGTGGGCACCTTGAGCTCTAGCTGGAGACACCCAGGTTCAGGTCCCAGGTTTTTACCCTCTCCTGCCCGACACTCGCTGTGCTGTGTGGCGTTAGGCCAGCCACATGCCCTGTCTGAGCTAATATCCTCATGTCTGGAAAATGCCGATTAAAACAGCTCCtcttgccaggtacggtggctcacgcctgtaatcccagcactttgggaggccgaggcaggtagatcactggaggtcaggagttcaagaccagcctggccaacatgctgaaaccctgtctctactaaaaatacaaaaattagccgggcatggtagcaggcacccgtgatcccagctactcgggaggctgaggcaggaaaattgctggaacccaggatgcggaggttacagtgagccaagattgcaccactgcagtccagcctgggagaaacagtgaaactgtgtctcaaaaaataaaaccgaAAGAAAGTGCTCATGCTGCTGCCGCTTCAGTCACACCGTGCCAGGCACAGCCCTGCGTGGTCTGCAGCCTTGCATGCTTACAGTGAggcagccaccacacccatttcacagatgcagaAATAGAGGCTCAGAGGGGAAGCTCCACCTGGAATCACCAGGCTGTCTGCCTTCCTTCAGGCCGACAGCAGCCCCCGCAAATGGCAGGAACAAAAATGTCCCAGGAGGGGTACCCCAAGGGTTCCTGCGACATCAGTCCTGCCCTGCCCATGCTTCTCACCTTTCCCGAAGGCTTCAGCTCCTCCGTCCATTGAGCCGTCTGCTCTGGGTGGGCAGCTACTGTGGAGACATGGGCCAGTCAGGGAGGGCGAGGGATACAGGTTAGAATCATCTACTCGGCCACCCATTGTGCAATAGCCAGGCCCAGCCTGAAAGGTCAGGAATGTTTTAACCACCCTGccagggacagcaggaggtgacATCCACGGCTACCAGCCAGACCTGTCACCCCCCGCCCCACAACCCCGCTGGGGGCTCCCCCAAGCCCAGAGCCACCGTTCCCTGGAGAAGGCTCCATGGAGCTTCCTGTGCTGGGTGCCGGACACCCACCCTGAGTCCTGGGGTTCACATAGCCTGGGATGGGGGAGAAGCCCCTTGTCAGGGCTGGCCAGCCCCGCCCCTGCCGCAGCTGCCTGCTGCCTGTTGCCAGGCCGAGGTATGTGGAGCAGAAGTCAGCTGCCTGGGGCTCTGGGCCCAGAGGGAGGCCCAGCTTGGGCAACCGCCTCAACCCTGGGTTCCCTGTCACCGTCCCTGATTGCCCAAGGTGAGCCACAGGAGGCTGGGGAGCCCCCAGGCTGTGTGACCCCAGGAGAGCTGCTGCCCCTTCCAGGGAGCTTGGATCTCACTCTGATGAGCTCAGACAGGCAGAGCACCCAGCCTGATCCATGGCACATCAGAAACGGGGTGCAGAGTGGAGAAATGACAGAGGGACTGAGTGGGGGGCACTGCAGGGAAACAGGCTGGGTCGAAAGACCACTTTGGCTGGTTACACCACCTTTGGCCACTCATCCCCCcatttatgcctcagtttccccatctggtaCGAGATATCATAGTATCTGATGAGAAAACACAGACAAATACGTAAGGCTCCCCAGATGGCCGGAAGTCCCTGCCTGGGGAGCTCCTTCTCCCGGGTCCACATGCAGAGTCCCCCCCATAGCCTCCGCCAGGCCGGCCACTCACCTTGAGCCTGTGGTTGGGCAGCCTTGGCAGTAGGAGCTCCCACAGGGTCCGCGGCTGACCGGGCTCTCACTGAGCTGTGTGCGTTGGCCATCAGGTTCCGGGCAGAGCTGAAGCCAGGCAGGGACCCAAAGAAGCTGCCCAGGGTCTGCACGGGGGCGAGGGGTATGCAGGATGAGCCGACCAAGCCTTGGCAGGGATGGAGGTCAGAGgaaccatccatccatcaaccCAGCACCACCCCAGCCCCTTGCTCCCGGGTGACCTCGGGAAAGTGTTtcactcagcctcagtttctgcacCTGGGCAATGGGCAGACACAGCCTGCCTCCCTCACACAGAGGAAAAGATCATCTACCCCATCTCCAAAGACCTTTTCCTTCCAGgatccccattgtacagatggggaaactgaggctcagagagaggtGGGGCTGAGGCCGGCCCAAGGTCACCCTGCATGGGTCCCCCACCTCCAGCTTGAGTCAGGAAGGGAGAGGTTGGCATCATGGCTCCCAGAGACCTCCCAGGCCCACCAGTGAAGCCCCTCTCCAGAATCGAGCCCCCAGGACTGTGGAGTTTGTcttcctgggctctggggcatTTCTGAGCCGCAGCAAGAATCtgcccccactttcttctcttTACCTTGCCCTTGGGTTTGGGGGGACCCTGGCTCCCTTCATCCGGAGCAGACATAGTGAGAGCGTGAGAAGCTGGAAGGGGGCAGAGAAGATGTGTGAATTGCGGTTCTCACGCCTCCTGTCCCACACCCACTCCCCGCCAAGAGCCTGAGCAGCCCCAACACCCACCTGCAGGCCTGGCCTCACCCTGGTGTCACTGAGGCAGCTACAGCCCCGCTCACCTGGACTGCTCAGGGTCCTACAGAGGACGGACTGGCCCAGCTGGCAGCTGGCTCTACCCTCGGCTCCCTGGCCTTATAGGGTCTGGGGCAGGCGCAGGCCCAGCTGGCAGGGGCAGGCAGCCAATGAGCCCGGGGGAGGCGGCCTGGGTGGTCACGTGGCCACCTGCCCAACCCAGCGTGGGCCTCGGGCCCAGCACCTTTCCCCTGTTCCCTGCCCATGACTTGTACCAGGCTGAGTGACTCACGGGCCAGCTGGGCTCCCTTCCTGGGCCCCCGAGGGACTGCCTGTGTGTCATctggcctctagttccatccacaAGATGGGTGTAGTTCAGATCCCTGCTATGCCAGGATGCCCTGGCCAAGTAccatctttgtgcctcagtttcctctcatACTCTGCACTGTGTCCCATAACATCCAGCTTCCTCCCCACTCTCGTCTCTCCCAGGTTCCTCCTCCTCTCACTTCATCCCAGCCACACGGGCCTCCTCGCCATGCCTCCAGCACACCAGGCCTGGATCTGCCTCAGGGCCTCCACGTGGGccgttccctctgcctgaaatgctccCCTCCAGGTTCCCATATGGTGTCCTCTGCCCCACATCTTGAATAGTGCCCAGCATACATTCGGTGCTTAATACATGTTTGGTTCAATGGAGCAACAGAGTGGTTATGAGCCCGAGATGAGGTCATGGACTGAACAAACACTGCCTTCGCACTACCCAGGCAGAAGCGGGGTCTCGGGGTCTTAGCAAGAAACGGGGGGTGTCCTCAGTGTGGAGGGGAACCCATCACTCTCCGAAAGGAACTTGGACCAAAATGCAGACCAAGATGGAGCAACAGCTGAGCTGGGGGGCACCCTGGGAATGGAAACCCGTCCTGGGGGGCTTGGGAAAACccagggaggcttcctggagaaggcgCCCTGTGCTTGTAAATGGTGAGGACCGGGTTCAAACCCTGACCCGGAACCTGCATGCTGAAGCCAACTTATGTGCTGGCCTGACTGTGGGTGGGCGGGCAGAGGAATGGCCATGATGCCCACCCTGGGCTGTGTCCCCCTCCTGCCTGCCCTTGAGGCAGGGTTCCTAGCCCTGTGCTATTGGGG encodes:
- the PLIN4 gene encoding perilipin-4 isoform X8 → MSAPDEGSQGPPKPKGKTLGSFFGSLPGFSSARNLMANAHSSVRARSAADPVGAPTAKAAQPQAQAAHPEQTAQWTEELKPSGKVVSGAKDLVCSKMSRAKDTVSSGVASVVDAAKGVVQGGLDTTRSALTGTKEVVFSGVTGAVDVAKGAVQGGLDTSKAVLTGTKDTVSAGLTGAVNVAKGTVQTGVDTSKTVLTGTKDTVCSGVTGAVNVAKGTVQGGLDMTQSVLTGTKDAVSTGVAGAVNLAKETIQTGVDKSKTVLTGTKDTVCSGVTGAMTMAKGAVQTGVDTTKTVLTGTKDTVCSGVSGAMNVAKGAVQGGLDTTKSVVMGTKDTVSTGLTGAANVAKGAMQTGLNTTQNIAAGTKDTVCSGVTGAVNLAKGAVQTGVDTTKTVLTGTKDTVCSGVSGAVNVAKGAVQTGVDTTKTVLTGTKDTVCSGVTGAVNVAKGAVQTGLKTTQNIATGTKNTVGSGVTGAVNVAKAAVQTGVDTTKTVLTGTKDTVTTGLMGAVNVAKGTVQTGVDTSKIVLTGTKDAVSTGLAGAVNVAKGTVRTGMDTTKTVLTGTKDTVCSGVSGTVNMAKGAVEGGLDTTKSVVMGTKDTVSTGLMGAANVAKGAMQTGLNTTQTIAAGTKDTVCSGVTGAVNVAKGAVQTGVDTAKTVLTGTKDTVCSGVTGAVNVAKGTVQTGVDTAKTVLTGTKDTVTTGLMGAVNVAKGTVQTGVDTSKTVLTGTKNTVCSGVTGAMNLAKGTIHTGMDTTKTVLTGTKDTVCSGVTGAVNMAKGAVQGGLDTTKSVVLGTKDTVSTGLMGAANVAKGVMQTGLTTTQTIAAGTKDTVCSGVSGAMNVAKGAVQTGVDTTKTVLTGTKDTVCSGVSSAVNVAKGAVQTGLKTTQNIATSTKNTVGNGVTGAVNVAKGAVQTGVDTTKTVLTGTKDTVTTGLMGAVNVAKGTVQTGVDTSKTVLTGTKDAVSTGLTGAVNVAKGTIQTGMDTTKTILTGTKDTVCSGVTGAVNMAKGAVEGGLDTTKSVVMGTKDTVSTGLTGAANVAKGAMQTGLNTTQTLAAGTKDTVCSGVTGAVNMAKGTVQTGVDTAKTVLTGTKDTVTTGLMGAVNVAKGTVQTGVDTSKTVLTGTKNTVCSGVTGAMNLAKGTIHTGMDTTKTVLTGTKDTVCSGVTGAVNMAKGAVQGGLDTTKSVVLGTKDTVSTGLTGAANVAKGAMQTGLNTTQTIAAGTKDTVCSGVTGAVNVAKGAVQTGMDTTKTVLTGTKDTVCSGVTGAMNVAKGAVQTGLKTTQNIATGTKNTVGSGVTGAVNVAKGAVQTGVDTTKTVLTGTKDTVTTGLMGAVNVAKGTVQTGVDTSKTVLTGTKDAVSTGLTGAVNVAKGTIRTGIDTTKTVLTGTKDTVCSGVTGAMNMAKGAVQTGVDTTKTVLTGTKDTVCSGVTGATSVAKGAVEGALDTTKSVLTGTKDAVSTGLTGAVNLAKGTVQTGVDTSKTVVTGTKDTICTGVTGAVSMAKGAIQGGLDTTKTVLTGTKDAVSTGLMGSGNVVTGAIHTGLSTFQNWLPSTQTTSWGGLTSSRTTDSGGEQTAPSPGEAQFSGVSRPPDVLTEGLEPAWEATATAEGLAPDVATFTQGAAPGRDDTGPLATTHGPEEALHLAMLQDELEGLGDIFYPMNAEEQAQLAASQPGPKVLSAEQGSYFVRLGDLAPSFRQRAFEHAVSHLQHGQFQARDTLAQLHDCFKLIQKAQPPPEGQPCLDQGSGASMEDAAVQEEQDPGALSRVCSLLPQLHRAYSGLASSLQGLPAELQQPVGRARHSLCELYSVVASAGSLKELHAEHLGQSLEDVQKAWQGLEQLLEGVQHNPPLSWLVGPFALPPGGQQL
- the PLIN4 gene encoding perilipin-4 isoform X3, which codes for MSAPDEGSQGPPKPKGKTLGSFFGSLPGFSSARNLMANAHSSVRARSAADPVGAPTAKAAQPQAQAAHPEQTAQWTEELKPSGKQVVSGAKDLVCSKMSRAKDTVSSGVASVVDAAKGVVQGGLDTTRSALTGTKEVVFSGVTGAVDVAKGAVQGGLDTSKAVLTGTKDTVSAGLTGAVNVAKGTVQTGVDTSKTVLTGTKDTVCSGVTGAVNVAKGTVQGGLDMTQSVLTGTKDAVSTGVAGAVNLAKETIQTGVDKSKTVLTGTKDTVCSGVTGAMTMAKGAVQTGVDTTKTVLTGTKDTVCSGVSGAMNVAKGAVQGGLDTTKSVVMGTKDTVSTGLTGAANVAKGAMQTGLNTTQNIAAGTKDTVCSGVTGAVNLAKGAVQTGVDTTKTVLTGTKDTVCSGVSGAVNVAKGAVQTGVDTTKTVLTGTKDTVCSGVTGAVNVAKGAVQTGLKTTQNIATGTKNTVGSGVTGAVNVAKAAVQTGVDTTKTVLTGTKDTVTTGLMGAVNVAKGTVQTGVDTSKIVLTGTKDAVSTGLAGAVNVAKGTVRTGMDTTKTVLTGTKDTVCSGVSGTVNMAKGAVEGGLDTTKSVVMGTKDTVSTGLMGAANVAKGAMQTGLNTTQTIAAGTKDTVCSGVTGAVNVAKGAVQTGVDTAKTVLTGTKDTVCSGVTGAVNVAKGTVQTGVDTAKTVLTGTKDTVTTGLMGAVNVAKGTVQTGVDTSKTVLTGTKNTVCSGVTGAMNLAKGTIHTGMDTTKTVLTGTKDTVCSGVTGAVNMAKGAVQGGLDTTKSVVLGTKDTVSTGLMGAANVAKGVMQTGLTTTQTIAAGTKDTVCSGVSGAMNVAKGAVQTGVDTTKTVLTGTKDTVCSGVSSAVNVAKGAVQTGLKTTQNIATSTKNTVGNGVTGAVNVAKGAVQTGVDTTKTVLTGTKDTVTTGLMGAVNVAKGTVQTGVDTSKTVLTGTKDAVSTGLTGAVNVAKGTIQTGMDTTKTILTGTKDTVCSGVTGAVNMAKGAVEGGLDTTKSVVMGTKDTVSTGLTGAANVAKGAMQTGLNTTQTLAAGTKDTVCSGVTGAVNMAKGTVQTGVDTAKTVLTGTKDTVTTGLMGAVNVAKGTVQTGVDTSKTVLTGTKNTVCSGVTGAMNLAKGTIHTGMDTTKTVLTGTKDTVCSGVTGAVNMAKGAVQGGLDTTKSVVLGTKDTVSTGLTGAANVAKGAMQTGLNTTQTIAAGTKDTVCSGVTGAVNVAKGAVQTGMDTTKTVLTGTKDTVCSGVTGAMNVAKGAVQTGLKTTQNIATGTKNTVGSGVTGAVNVAKGAVQTGVDTTKTVLTGTKDTVTTGLMGAVNVAKGTVQTGVDTSKTVLTGTKDAVSTGLTGAVNVAKGTIRTGIDTTKTVLTGTKDTVCSGVTGAMNMAKGAVQTGVDTTKTVLTGTKDTVCSGVTGATSVAKGAVEGALDTTKSVLTGTKDAVSTGLTGAVNLAKGTVQTGVDTSKTVVTGTKDTICTGVTGAVSMAKGAIQGGLDTTKTVLTGTKDAVSTGLMGSGNVVTGAIHTGLSTFQNWLPSTQTTSWGGLTSSRTTDSGGEQTAPSPGEAQFSGVSRPPDVLTEGLEPAWEATATAEGLAPDVATFTQGAAPGRDDTGPLATTHGPEEALHLAMLQDELEGLGDIFYPMNAEEQAQLAASQPGPKVLSAEQGSYFVRLGDLAPSFRQRAFEHAVSHLQHGQFQARDTLAQLHDCFKLIQKAQPPPEGQPCLDQGSGASMEDAAVQEVGLAQGWGPPTLPVGLHSPCTVLPQEQDPGALSRVCSLLPQLHRAYSGLASSLQGLPAELQQPVGRARHSLCELYSVVASAGSLKELHAEHLGQSLEDVQKAWQGLEQLLEGVQHNPPLSWLVGPFALPPGGQQL
- the PLIN4 gene encoding perilipin-4 isoform X4, which translates into the protein MSAPDEGSQGPPKPKGKTLGSFFGSLPGFSSARNLMANAHSSVRARSAADPVGAPTAKAAQPQAQAAHPEQTAQWTEELKPSGKVVSGAKDLVCSKMSRAKDTVSSGVASVVDAAKGVVQGGLDTTRSALTGTKEVVFSGVTGAVDVAKGAVQGGLDTSKAVLTGTKDTVSAGLTGAVNVAKGTVQTGVDTSKTVLTGTKDTVCSGVTGAVNVAKGTVQGGLDMTQSVLTGTKDAVSTGVAGAVNLAKETIQTGVDKSKTVLTGTKDTVCSGVTGAMTMAKGAVQTGVDTTKTVLTGTKDTVCSGVSGAMNVAKGAVQGGLDTTKSVVMGTKDTVSTGLTGAANVAKGAMQTGLNTTQNIAAGTKDTVCSGVTGAVNLAKGAVQTGVDTTKTVLTGTKDTVCSGVSGAVNVAKGAVQTGVDTTKTVLTGTKDTVCSGVTGAVNVAKGAVQTGLKTTQNIATGTKNTVGSGVTGAVNVAKAAVQTGVDTTKTVLTGTKDTVTTGLMGAVNVAKGTVQTGVDTSKIVLTGTKDAVSTGLAGAVNVAKGTVRTGMDTTKTVLTGTKDTVCSGVSGTVNMAKGAVEGGLDTTKSVVMGTKDTVSTGLMGAANVAKGAMQTGLNTTQTIAAGTKDTVCSGVTGAVNVAKGAVQTGVDTAKTVLTGTKDTVCSGVTGAVNVAKGTVQTGVDTAKTVLTGTKDTVTTGLMGAVNVAKGTVQTGVDTSKTVLTGTKNTVCSGVTGAMNLAKGTIHTGMDTTKTVLTGTKDTVCSGVTGAVNMAKGAVQGGLDTTKSVVLGTKDTVSTGLMGAANVAKGVMQTGLTTTQTIAAGTKDTVCSGVSGAMNVAKGAVQTGVDTTKTVLTGTKDTVCSGVSSAVNVAKGAVQTGLKTTQNIATSTKNTVGNGVTGAVNVAKGAVQTGVDTTKTVLTGTKDTVTTGLMGAVNVAKGTVQTGVDTSKTVLTGTKDAVSTGLTGAVNVAKGTIQTGMDTTKTILTGTKDTVCSGVTGAVNMAKGAVEGGLDTTKSVVMGTKDTVSTGLTGAANVAKGAMQTGLNTTQTLAAGTKDTVCSGVTGAVNMAKGTVQTGVDTAKTVLTGTKDTVTTGLMGAVNVAKGTVQTGVDTSKTVLTGTKNTVCSGVTGAMNLAKGTIHTGMDTTKTVLTGTKDTVCSGVTGAVNMAKGAVQGGLDTTKSVVLGTKDTVSTGLTGAANVAKGAMQTGLNTTQTIAAGTKDTVCSGVTGAVNVAKGAVQTGMDTTKTVLTGTKDTVCSGVTGAMNVAKGAVQTGLKTTQNIATGTKNTVGSGVTGAVNVAKGAVQTGVDTTKTVLTGTKDTVTTGLMGAVNVAKGTVQTGVDTSKTVLTGTKDAVSTGLTGAVNVAKGTIRTGIDTTKTVLTGTKDTVCSGVTGAMNMAKGAVQTGVDTTKTVLTGTKDTVCSGVTGATSVAKGAVEGALDTTKSVLTGTKDAVSTGLTGAVNLAKGTVQTGVDTSKTVVTGTKDTICTGVTGAVSMAKGAIQGGLDTTKTVLTGTKDAVSTGLMGSGNVVTGAIHTGLSTFQNWLPSTQTTSWGGLTSSRTTDSGGEQTAPSPGEAQFSGVSRPPDVLTEGLEPAWEATATAEGLAPDVATFTQGAAPGRDDTGPLATTHGPEEALHLAMLQDELEGLGDIFYPMNAEEQAQLAASQPGPKVLSAEQGSYFVRLGDLAPSFRQRAFEHAVSHLQHGQFQARDTLAQLHDCFKLIQKAQPPPEGQPCLDQGSGASMEDAAVQEVGLAQGWGPPTLPVGLHSPCTVLPQEQDPGALSRVCSLLPQLHRAYSGLASSLQGLPAELQQPVGRARHSLCELYSVVASAGSLKELHAEHLGQSLEDVQKAWQGLEQLLEGVQHNPPLSWLVGPFALPPGGQQL